In Trueperaceae bacterium, a single genomic region encodes these proteins:
- a CDS encoding c-type cytochrome — translation MHAHVRSLLATAGLALLGSALAQLGVASHPTLGPHLTTTDGSVLYAFVPDAQEDSTCVGGCAEAWPPLLADGDVDVADDLDADAVGTIERADGAHHVTYFGWPLYTFAQDAEPGAANGQALDERWFVVAPDGTLVDGPEASASDDGATEMSQEAFDALYREGIRTYRTVCAACHGNGGDEVLSSHVVKIHDNDNLADASYVIRQVIHGNGYMPGFGGTLDDREVAAVVTYVRTSWNNEYGPVGEEEIAQYR, via the coding sequence ATGCATGCGCACGTCCGTTCCCTGCTCGCCACGGCCGGTCTCGCCCTCCTCGGATCCGCCCTCGCTCAGCTCGGGGTGGCGTCGCACCCGACGCTCGGCCCGCACCTGACGACCACCGACGGATCCGTTCTCTACGCCTTCGTCCCCGACGCGCAGGAAGACAGCACCTGCGTGGGCGGGTGCGCCGAGGCGTGGCCGCCCCTGCTCGCGGACGGAGACGTCGACGTCGCCGACGACCTGGACGCGGACGCCGTCGGTACCATCGAACGCGCGGACGGCGCCCACCACGTGACGTACTTCGGGTGGCCGCTCTACACCTTCGCTCAAGATGCGGAGCCCGGCGCGGCCAACGGGCAGGCCCTCGACGAACGCTGGTTCGTCGTGGCACCCGACGGCACGCTCGTCGACGGCCCGGAGGCGTCCGCCTCCGACGACGGCGCCACGGAGATGTCGCAAGAGGCGTTCGACGCCCTCTACCGCGAGGGGATTCGGACCTACCGCACCGTGTGCGCGGCATGCCACGGCAACGGCGGGGACGAAGTCCTGTCGTCGCACGTCGTCAAAATCCACGACAACGACAATCTCGCCGATGCGTCGTACGTCATTCGCCAGGTCATTCACGGCAACGGCTACATGCCCGGCTTCGGGGGCACCCTCGACGACCGGGAGGTCGCTGCCGTCGTGACGTACGTCCGTACTTCGTGGAACAACGAGTACGGACCCGTGGGAGAGGAGGAGATCGCGCAGTATCGCTGA
- a CDS encoding ABC transporter ATP-binding protein: MTTIVASGIHKSFSAPDGHRFEALADVDLQVENGEFVCLLGPSGCGKTTLLNVLAGLISADRGTVEVRSEDGRRPRVRTVFQESRLLPWMTVRENLAFVLDGPDDHVRPRVDAWLHRVGLDGTQDYYPHQLSIGMQQRVSVARGLIVEPDVLFMDEPFGALDELTAMAMREELLDLWEDIGLTIVFVTHNPLEAAILADRIVIMGGPPGRITHQEDVAAQLSRPRDPDDLALWRLARSAVKRLA; encoded by the coding sequence GTGACGACCATCGTCGCCTCCGGCATTCACAAAAGCTTCTCCGCGCCCGACGGCCACAGGTTCGAGGCGCTCGCCGACGTCGACCTCCAGGTCGAGAACGGCGAGTTCGTGTGCCTCTTGGGCCCGAGCGGGTGTGGCAAAACCACGCTCCTGAACGTCCTGGCAGGCCTGATCTCCGCCGACCGGGGCACGGTGGAGGTCCGCAGCGAGGACGGGCGTCGTCCGCGCGTCAGGACCGTCTTCCAAGAGTCGAGGTTGCTCCCGTGGATGACGGTACGCGAGAATCTCGCCTTCGTTCTCGACGGTCCCGACGATCACGTACGGCCTCGCGTCGACGCCTGGTTGCATCGCGTCGGGCTCGACGGAACCCAGGACTACTACCCCCACCAACTCTCGATCGGGATGCAACAACGCGTCTCGGTGGCCCGCGGCCTGATCGTCGAGCCGGACGTCTTGTTCATGGACGAACCCTTCGGGGCGCTGGACGAACTGACGGCGATGGCGATGCGCGAGGAACTCCTCGACCTCTGGGAGGACATCGGCCTGACCATCGTGTTCGTGACGCACAATCCCCTCGAAGCGGCGATCCTCGCCGACCGCATCGTCATCATGGGCGGACCCCCCGGTCGCATCACCCACCAGGAGGACGTCGCGGCGCAACTTTCACGGCCCCGCGACCCCGACGATCTGGCCCTGTGGCGGTTGGCGCGCTCGGCGGTCAAACGGCTCGCGTAA
- a CDS encoding ABC transporter permease subunit: MAWVVAAGALPDELMPGPVATFEFVAREIERGVLWMHLWATTRRVLVAFAFGMSAGVLLGAAMGLSRTVDRLLHGWLIAGLTVPRILLFVMSYLIFGLSDAAAVIALMVTILPTIMVQVREGTRAIDHRLVEMAEVYHRSRVSIWRRVVLPQVMPYVVGTARSSLSLAWKMVVLAELLGRTTGVGYQISFYFQMFDMVGILGYGVTMMVILAMVDLLLLGGWQRNAFRWRARSGADA; this comes from the coding sequence GTGGCATGGGTCGTGGCGGCCGGAGCGCTGCCCGACGAACTCATGCCGGGGCCCGTCGCGACCTTCGAATTCGTCGCGCGCGAAATCGAGCGAGGCGTGCTGTGGATGCACCTCTGGGCCACGACGCGTCGGGTCCTGGTCGCGTTCGCCTTCGGAATGAGCGCGGGGGTCCTCTTGGGCGCGGCCATGGGGCTGTCGCGAACCGTCGACCGACTTCTGCACGGTTGGTTGATCGCCGGCCTGACGGTGCCTCGAATCCTTCTGTTCGTGATGAGTTACCTCATCTTCGGCCTGTCGGACGCGGCCGCCGTCATCGCCCTCATGGTCACGATCTTGCCCACGATCATGGTGCAGGTGCGTGAGGGTACGCGTGCCATCGACCACCGCCTCGTCGAGATGGCCGAGGTGTACCACCGGTCCCGCGTCTCCATTTGGCGTCGCGTGGTGCTGCCGCAGGTCATGCCGTACGTCGTCGGGACCGCCCGCAGCTCGCTCTCGCTGGCGTGGAAGATGGTCGTGCTGGCCGAACTGCTGGGGCGCACCACCGGCGTCGGGTACCAGATCTCCTTCTACTTCCAGATGTTCGACATGGTCGGGATCCTCGGCTATGGCGTGACGATGATGGTGATCCTCGCGATGGTCGATCTTCTCCTCCTCGGAGGCTGGCAACGCAACGCCTTTCGTTGGCGTGCTAGGTCGGGAGCGGACGCCTGA
- a CDS encoding PhnD/SsuA/transferrin family substrate-binding protein, which yields MRMLRSIALTAALAAASGALAQEPHTVRVGMQAVGTFSWVVHAMQYFGVDEEFGLDLQPTTYATKQATELALRSDEVDVVVDDFVGAVQMRERGVAVQTVYPYGKAVGGVVVPADSDIRAIEDLEGATVAAASLDDKSLLILRALTVSQYGFDPQTDGETLAAAPWLMTGLMDDGEIDAGIPYWHFVSRMTYAGEYRDVMMVTEMLERLGLRSDLPILVLVAREEADDVAVSRFVEAMIETTERMKADSMDGIWQSILDEELYSLPDTAAFPEVRARWEAGLPDGWTQDQIDGLSSLVERLVDIAGAELVGIDAIPADAFTTEYAPGN from the coding sequence ATGCGCATGCTTCGCTCCATCGCTCTCACCGCCGCCCTCGCGGCGGCGTCCGGAGCCCTTGCTCAAGAACCGCACACCGTGCGCGTCGGCATGCAAGCCGTCGGCACGTTCAGTTGGGTCGTGCACGCCATGCAGTACTTCGGCGTCGACGAGGAGTTCGGCCTCGACCTGCAGCCCACCACGTACGCCACCAAGCAGGCCACCGAACTGGCCCTCCGGTCCGACGAGGTCGACGTCGTGGTCGACGACTTCGTCGGGGCGGTGCAAATGCGCGAGCGGGGCGTGGCCGTGCAAACCGTCTACCCCTACGGGAAAGCCGTCGGAGGGGTCGTCGTCCCTGCGGACAGCGACATTCGAGCGATCGAAGACCTCGAGGGCGCGACCGTCGCCGCGGCCAGCCTCGACGACAAGAGCCTTCTGATTCTGCGGGCGCTCACGGTCAGCCAGTACGGCTTCGATCCCCAAACCGACGGGGAGACGCTCGCCGCGGCGCCTTGGCTCATGACCGGCCTCATGGACGATGGCGAGATCGATGCCGGCATTCCATACTGGCACTTCGTGTCCCGCATGACCTATGCCGGGGAGTACCGCGACGTCATGATGGTGACGGAGATGCTCGAACGCCTCGGGTTGCGCAGCGATCTGCCGATCCTCGTGCTCGTGGCGCGCGAAGAGGCCGACGACGTCGCGGTCTCGCGGTTCGTCGAAGCGATGATCGAGACGACCGAGCGCATGAAGGCCGATTCGATGGACGGCATCTGGCAATCGATCCTGGACGAAGAACTCTACAGCCTCCCCGACACCGCAGCGTTCCCCGAAGTTCGGGCTCGCTGGGAGGCCGGCCTGCCGGACGGCTGGACGCAGGACCAGATCGACGGCCTGTCGTCGCTGGTCGAACGGCTCGTCGACATCGCCGGCGCGGAACTCGTCGGCATCGACGCGATCCCGGCCGACGCCTTCACGACGGAGTACGCCCCCGGCAACTGA